The region TCACGCTTATTTTGATCATTACCGGTTTTTGGATGGTGCAACACCAGTTGTATGCCACCATGCCTAAGTATGTGCTGCGTATGGCGGGAGAGGGGGCTTCACCTTCTTGGTATGCTAACGTTAATCCTTTAGTTGTGTTTCTTAGTGTTGGTTTTGTGACCTCACTGATGAGTAAAAAGAGCGCACTTTTTTCGATGACGATAGGTATGTTTATCATGCCGTTATCAGCATTACTGATGGCATCAGGTAATATGCTGCATGAGAATATCGATCTTGGCTTTATGCAGATGCACCCCATTGCCGCCATGATGATATTGGGTATTGTGTTTCAGGGATTGGCAGAATCTTTTATCTCACCGCGATTTTTAGAGTATTTTTCGCTGCAGGCACCAAAAGGTGAAGAGGGGCTCTATCTTGGGTTTTCACATCTTCACTCTTTTATCAGTTCGTTACTCGGGTTTGGTTTGTCTGGCTACTTACTGCAAGCTTATTGCCCTGATCCACGTACCTTCGAGACCCATGAAGCGTGGGCTAGTGCTGCATCTAATGCTCATTATATCTGGTATGTATTTGCTGGAATTGCCACAGTGTCAGCCATTTCCTTGATGATCTATGGTGTTGTGATTAAGAGGTTAGATGCCGATAAATTTGATGAAACACAAGCTGTGATAGCCTAATTTTTTATTAAGGTAAATATCACCGACTTTAAGTGGATAAGCTTTAACTATGATATTGTTACTTAATAATTGAAGGTTCGTAGCTTGTTAAAACAATGGGTAACGTACAACTCGGTCGTTTACGGCGGCCGAGTTTTTGATTGCTTTATTGGCTATGAGGAGCAAATCCTGTGAATAACACTTAGGAGTCAGACTCCTTTGCAAAAATATAAAAATATTGAATTTTTACATGAACCATTATTGTATTCATAAATAATGACTGTAACTAGAGGCATCCTTATTCTTTATCTATTGATTCATCTTTTCCAAACCAAAATTTTTCTATCTCCTTTAATTTACCACTCTCAATGAGTTTCTGTTTTCCGATATCAAAATCTTGTAAAATTGTCTGACCATTAGGGTTGGTTTTAAGCACTGCGATATATTCTTTGGTAGAACCAAAAGACGGCATTTTGTTATATTTATTGCTCCAACCTTGTTGTTTTAAGATATAATCCCACGTATTTTCATAGCCTATAAATCCATCAATACGTCCCTTTTCAAGCATCTGAAATCCCTGTGAAATTGTATTTACATCATACTTTGTCACATAATCCACAGAATGCCACTTATCGCCATAGTTAAAACCACGTTTAACGCCAATCACAAGGTTGTTAAGTGATTCGAGTCCTATCCACTTAATAGGACTCTCTGCTCTAACATAAATTAAAAATTTGGCTTCATTAACAAATTCGTGAGAGTAATCAAAAACCTTTAATCTCTCTTCGTTCATTCCTGTTGGAAAAAGAATGTCTATCTTGCCCGTTTTGACATTTTGCATTGCACGTGGCCATGGTGAGACCGACAACTTAATGGTGTATCCCATAATATGAAAACTTTCTCGCAGAATATCCCAGCTATACCCTTGATAACCTGGTATGTTCTCTCCTGGCCGAACAATTGTTTCTACAATACTATTCCCCTCAATAAAGCTAAAAGGGGCATAATCACCTAAAGTCGTCACTGATACTATGTTATCTTCACCGTAAAGCATCGAACTTGTAAAAAACAGAACTAAAATAACACTGTTCCATTTACCATACATAAATTACCACCCACTTTTCTAAAAGCTACTGTAAATTTCCAATTGCACTCTTATGTTCAATTTCTAGTAACAATAGCTGTATCTTCCTACATAAAAGCTATGATTTTGCTATTAATCATTAACCCCTTCCTAGAAGATAAATATTGTACAACAAAGGTGTGTCATCACAATAACCATAGCCTCTTACTGATGTTGTCGCAAACGGATGAAATACTGTATAAACCGATTAACACTGATTCCTTCAATCATCATTCGTGGTAAATCAATCCAAAATCAGTTTTGTACATGCGTATGTACCAAAGGGGATTTGATGTATGTGATACGAAATGTGGGCAGTAAAAAGATTCGTAACATTTATACCTAAGCCAAAGTTAAGCGCGCCATTAACACGATAATGAGGCTTTGAGCTTCAATAACACTGTTTAATTAAAAATTAGCCTAAATAGACAATATGATCAGATTTCATTTAAAGTTTCAAAACCTTAGTATCCGGTTAACTCGAGATATCCTTCTCCTTGATGGCTGCCGGAGATGAGTACTGGACCTTCCCAGTAAGAGATAGTTAACGACATTTTAGCGTTAGGGTTTAAGGCGTTGATCTTAATATCGATGTGTTCAGATGGAATGGATATTTGCCATGAAGTTGGATATCGGGTTAAGTCTATTGTATGCCAGTCTAGCGCCGTGAGAGTGATGTTGGTAGATGCTATATTGTGTCCGCTACCATCGGCAAACATGCGTCTTGCACTGTAAAAGTTAGCTGTGCTTTGATTCGCTGGTGATTTGGCTTGATCCCTAAGCTGAAACAACATCAAGGTTGATCCGTCATGTAATCTAAGCGCAAACCAATCCCAACCAGCCTGTGTTTTATTTAAAAACTGCGAACTCCATTCTCTGTCTAGCCAAGCTTGACCTGTGACGTTATGCTCTTCTCCTTGCAAAGTGATGTTACCAGATACTTGAATGTAGGGTTGACTATAGTAATGTGAAGCGACAGATCCATCTGCGGTTTTTACGCTATAACCTTGGTTACCTTGTCGCTGATAAGGGGCACTTGAATGCAAAGTTAGCCGATAATTAAATTGTTCTCCTGTTACCTCTAAAGTTGCAGGAAATAGGGTGTTGCCATCACTTATCCAGCGCCAGTCATCTATTTTTACCGTGAATGGGTGATTGGATACATTAGCAAGTTGTGGGTGCTGCCTTGACCATTTCTCTGTGGCGAAATGCTGACTGGCACTGGTCACCGCAGCGTGAGCCATATAGAGCTGATTGCTTATCCAGCTCGGTTCATTGTTTTTTATTGATATTGGCTTATTCGATGATGTTGCAAGCTGGTTTTTTAATAATGTTGAGTGGGGTGCTACTGGCGTCATCGCGATGCGAAACTGGGTCCATTGTAGGCCGATTTTTTTGCCATGTTCAGTTTCTAAGTTAGCGGTTAAGTACCACCATTCTTGTCGAAAATCGTCATGAGCTAAATGATCTTGAGGAAATACAATGACCTTATTTTTATCGACTTGAGTGTATGTATTATTTGCGTGTGGAGATGAACTCATTAATTGTCCCATAGAAAGAGTGTTGTTAGCTGTTTGGGGATCTGAGCAAGCGCCAAGTATTAACCCTAAAATTATGCTGGTAAATATTGAGTGATAATAGGTGTTTTTGATTATCATATAACCTCACGTTGCAAGCTTGAAACAAGCGGTTTTTTGACTTGTTGGTACAAGGGCAGAGCAACAGCCACTAAACTTGAAGTAAGCGCTAAGGCCACCACCTTGAAATAAGCTAACCAATCCCATTGCATCGCGATACTCCAGCCGAATGCTTGTAGGGTTATTTTATGGATTAATATATACCCTAATATCAGACCTGTTGGCAGGGCGATTAAACAGGTAAATAGCACAATAATGATCATCTGAGTGAACACCATTTGAGTCAACTGAGCCTGCGTGACACCTAAGGTGTGTAAGCGTGCCATTGGCGCTATTCTGGCTTGAGTTAGCATAAAGCAAGCACTAAACAGGCCAATTGCAGCCACCAATAAGGTCAAACTGTTGAGTACTTGTGTGATTGAGAAGGTTTTCTTAAACATAATAATAGCTTGCTGCTTTATTAATGTCTGACTGTAAATCATTGCATTTGGAATTAAAAAATGTTGTTGCAAACTTTGCTTTAATTCGTCAATGGATCCGCTATAGCCCACAGCTAAGCTGATTGGATCACTTGGAAAGCCCTGACTTCGCCACACAACAGGTGAGATAACGATTTCGCCATAGGGATCGCCATAGCTATAAAATATCCCACCAACAATAAACTCTTTATTGGGTATCGCGGTTAAGATCAGTTTGTCACCTAAGCTAATGTTAAGTTTAATCGATAATGGCTCGCTTATCATTACGAGCTTACCGGCCATTAATCCTAGCCAAAGATCACCCAAAGCTGATTTAAGTACTGTGGTTTGCTTAAGAGATACTTCATCACGAGTCACTAGATTGATAGGCAAGTTTTGATGCTCGCTTCTAAGAGACCACTGTTTATATATCGCATCGACATCGCTGCGCGCCCTTAGGAAAGCATCGATTGCTTGTACTTGCTCTGAGGCAGGCTTGATATAAAGTTCTGCATGTAATCGTGAGTCTAACCATTGCCTAAGTGTACTTTCAAAACTGCCCACTAAAGTGTTCATTGATATATTGGCTGTCAGTGCTAATAACATGGCCATCATGGCTAATGATAGGGGCGCTATTAGCTCCTTGGTTTCAGCCACTTGATAGTAGAATAACCCTCTGTATCTGTGTTCAGACTTGAGTTTTACAAGCAGTTTAAGTAATAAGTTAATCATCATGAGTAGCGATGAGGGTAAAGCCAAAGGGATGGCGATAAGCACCAGAGCAAGTAAGGCCATGCTATAGCGATGATCTTGACTCAATGGCAGTAAGACGCTCGCGATAACCGCTAATATTGCTGCTGTCATTAACTGAATTTTTTGCATTTTAGCTGTACTGCTTATTTGAGGTAAATGGCTGATATTACCTGACAGAGGCTGGTGAATAAGCTGTAATAATAATGAAAAACAGGCAGAAAATGCAGCAAGTAGTGTTAATGAAATAGCGTGAAATAACCAAGACCATTGCCAGTTCCCGGGCAGTATTTTAGCACCGTAGAGCTGCTCTAAGGTAACTGATATCATAGGTTGCAGCCAGTAGCTCAACTGTAAGCCAAAGATAAAGCCAATGACAGATCCAATGATCACTAAGATAAGTATTTCAGTGAGCAGAGCCGACATCAAGGTGGTCTTCTTAACCCCCAATTGTTGAAGTTGACTTAATAGTCTTTGCCGCTTAAGTAAGCTGTAGCGCACCCCGTTATAGGCGATAAATAGTCCGACGATGAAAGCCAGCAAACTCATGGCCGTCAGATTAAGATGAAAACTTTGCGTTAATGCGGTGAGGCTGTCCCCCTTATCGTTTTCAATCAGTTGAGCGTGTTTGCCAAGCAGGCTGTTCAGCTGAGTTTGTTGTGACGAAATATCATTAAACAGTGCGATATAGCTCAGCTTTCCGACCTGATTGAGAAGTTTCTGAGCCAAAGATATGTCCATTAATATACTTGAGCCTAAGTGACGGTTGTCATCGAGGACGATAATGCTGAGTTCTACACCAGCAAGCGATAACTTTTTTTGTTTACCAAATTGTTCAGCCACGGTCCTGCTCATCATGATAATCGGCGCACCAGATAACATCTCTCCAAGAGGGAGCTGGGGTGAAAGTATCGTGGATGGGGTGGTATTGCTTTTATTTGCGTTGATATCCGTTGAAGTATTGTTACTAGCAAGTGAAGTTAACGCTGCGACCAGATCGCTTCCTTGTATTTGCCAGCGTTTGCCATCTGGGCTGGTGGCTGTGCCCTGCAGTACCGGGAGGCTGCGGTTAAATCCAGCTGCGCGGAGCTTAAAATACACTGACTCATCTAAGTATTTCTCCCCAAGAGGAGCCGTAATGTTCCATTTGGCTTGTAGGCTTAATAGTTCGGTGGCTGAGTGGTAGCTTTGCAACGCATTTTCATTGGTCGCACGGACACCAGTTAGTAACGTGACGGCCAATATGACACCGACAGTAATGGCGCCAGCCTGCAGTGGTGCTTGACGATAATGGGCGATAAATATACGTAAACTTAGCCAAAAGTTATTCACCAGTTTGCCTTGTGATGTAAATATAGGGTGCTGTCACATTGGCATCGAGAGTTACTCATGGATCTTACCCTCCTTTATATGCCACCTTTGTTGCATAAAGTTAGCGCACTCGATGCTATGAGTGACCATTAAAATGGCCGTATTATGCTCTCCTGCCAGAGTGCATAGTAGCTGCATTACTTCAAGGCTTGCTGCTTGATCTAGGTTACCTGTCGGTTCATCAGCTAAAATAAGCGGTGGTTTATGGGCAAGCGCACGGGCGATTGCTACTCTTTGTTGCTGCCCACCTGAAAGGCTATTCACATGGCGTTCGAGTAATGAACTCAGGCCTAAACTATGGCTTAAATGTTCGCACCAAGAATTCCAATTTTGGTGATTAAGTCTAAGAGGGAAAGCAATATTATCTTTGACGTTAAGCGGCGTCAGTAAGTTAAACTGTTGAAATATAACACCTAGCGATTGTTGCCTAAATAGGCTCCAATGTTTATCTTGCCAGTTTATTGTGTTTTGGCCAAGTAAAGTTAGTGTACTCTTGGGTGGCTTTGGAGCTGTGACAGGGTCTTGATTTGAGTCGTGCTTCTCGAATCCTGCGATCACATTAAGTAAAGTGCTTTTACCGCTCCCACTGGCTCCCATAAGGGCGACTGTTTGTCCTATTTTTTGGTCTAGTGTTAGGGAGATTTTGTCCAGAACACTGTGTTGCTGTTCACCATCGATGAACGTTTTACTGACATTAGTGAGTTGAACTAAAGGTGCATGAGTGGTCATTTCAGCTTCATTACTTGTGCTTAATTGAGGGTAAATGCGAAGTTAGAATAGCCTAACTTTATTGTGAGTGGTTATTTATTATTGGAACCATTTGATCGATAAAGTGATCATTATTCTGAGTTGAGCAGCTAGATCATCAAGGGAATGAGTTAGCATTTTTGCCATTGGTAAGAATTAAAGTCACTTGAAAATTATTTTATTCTATAATTTATAGTTAAATCACATGTATATAGACAGGATTAAATATTTTAAGGTGGTTTGGTAATAAATAATAATAAATACTTTAAAATCAAAGTTTTATAGGTTTGCCGCTGATAAGGATGAAACGAATAGTATGGGAAATAAACCGTTAACAGAATTTGAATATTTAGATTCGATGCCCTGTAATACTGAAGTTTACATGCAGATTTTGACTCAAAGTAAACCGATCCGTTTAAAAACTCGCCTTATTGGTGTTCATAGTCAAAAAGCCATCATTTTAGAGTTCGGTGAAGATAAAAATTGGGTATTAGCGAAGCATTGTATTTGTGACAATACCAGTGTTGTTGTACGTATGTTTAATAGCTTTGATCCCAATGCTCATGTGGTTGCATTTAGGTCAAGCATCTCCAAGTTAATGTCATTGCATCATTGGATTGTTATCTATTATCCAAAAAACTTAGAAAAAATTGCTTTACGCCAGTCGGGTCGGATCCCGGTGAATATTCATGCCCAATTAAGTCACAATAGTAACGATAAAGAGGAGCAATCAGGGTGTTCAGTTGAAGGTCACTTAGTCGATATTTCAATTCGAGGTGGTGGGTTTATTGGCACTGAAAATGAGGAGCTTAGCGTTGATGATAAATGTACATTAACACTACTTGGAGCTGTGGGTGATGAGGCTATTCATGTCAATGTTATTATTAAAAACAGACAAGTTTTTGATGCTGAAAATAACCTCATCCACTATGGTTTAATTTTAGATTCCGATCAAAATGCTGCTGAATGTTTTGTGCAACAAATAATACTAAGACACCTTAACCAGTAACGTCATCTACATTCAGTGTATACCCAAACGACCTCAAGATGCAGGATCCAGCATGTCGAGAAGTGACCGAGTTTAATGGCGTTAATTGTTGCTGCATAATTCTACCTTCTCCCATCAATGGGCTCGTACCTCCGATATCCAGATCGTCGTGCTTCGCCCAGCTCCTGAATCCGGCGAGTCGTTGATGATTGTTTTCTTATCAAGGCTATATAAATCCTGCTACGATTTTAAAATTCATATAAATACAGTGACTTAGTGGTGTGTTTGTTTTAATTTAGCCAAATGACATGGGGTTCTATGTTTCTATGAGGAGTGGTGATAGACTTTGGTTACATATTGTTAACTTTTTACATGACGGAACCCCATGATGAAAGTTGGACACCGTTTTACCTCCTTGTTAGTTGCTGGTGTACTCAGCATACCCACCTATTCATTGGCTAATACTGAAGATGTTGATTTATTACACCAGACTTATCGTCCAGTGAAAGTGAAGCAAGTATCCTTAGATCATGCTTTTCATCAACGGATTTTACCTGGAGAAGTTAGCGCCTCCGATCGCGCGACTTTATCTTTTCGTGTGGCAGGTGAAATTGCCACGATTAATGTGCACCCGGGAGAAGATGTTAACGCCGGTGATCTGCTGGCGACATTGGATCCTGCTATTTTTGAACAGCAATTAGAGGTGGCCAAAGCTCAATTTTATCTGAATAAAGTATTATTTGAACGCTCGTCCAATCTTGTTGAGCAAGGGGTGGTATCTCGTAATGATTTCGATCAATCCAAAAGTGACTACGCGATAGCGCAAGCTGCCTTGGATAAAGCCAATACTGAACTTGCCTATACTCATTTGTATGCGCCTTATGATGGGGTTATTTCTCGGCGTTTTATGCGCATGTTCGAATTTACACAGCAGCAAGAAGCTGTCCTTGGGATTCAAACAGAATTATCCGTTGATGTCAGCTTTCAATTGCCCGAACAGTTCATCGGTGCAGTGCAGCGTAACCGTGCTAGTGGTGAAAGTCATGCCGAAGTTCAAGTGAAGTTTGATAGCCGCGACGAATGGTTTGATGCCAAGTTAAAGGAACTTAACACCGTTGCCGATCCTTCAACGGGGAGCTATACCATTATTTTAACCTTACCAGCTCCTGATGAGCTGAATGTATTCCCAGGAATGGCGGCAAAAGTGAAAGCAATATTGCCTAATAATGAAAGCTCCGCCAGTTTTCTTATTCCTTCAGGTGCATTAGTTGAGGAGGCAAATCAAGCTTATGTCTTCATATGGTTGCCTGATATCAATCAATTAAAGAAGGTGCCAGTGAGTGTGAATGGTGAGCAAATCGTTGATGGTTTACAAGATGGTGATTGGTTAGTTGTCGCCGGTGCGAGTGAGCTCAGCGATGGACAAAATGCGGTACGTTGGGTAAAAGAGAGAGGGCTATAAAGATGAAAAACATAATACTTTTATCTTCTCTTCTCATGTTGGCTTTATTGATTGGATGTGGTGAGCCCATCCCTATTAATGACAATATAAAACGAGTCAACAGTTTCATCTTACCTAAATCAGATAACCAAGTGATCCGCGAGTTTAATGCTGTCGCCAGAGCACAAGATTTAACTCGGTTATCGTTTCGTATTGATGGCCACATTGCCAGCATCCCAGTGTCGAAAGGGCAGCGAGTAAAAAAAGGCGAGTTGCTCGCAGTATTAGATAAGCAAGATTATCAAATTGTCTTAAATGATCGTAAAGCCCGCATGCAACTTTCTAAGAAGCAGGTACAACGTACTCAGCCTCTGGTGGATAAAGAGCTTATCTCTCAGTCTGAATTTGATAAGATTAATGCTCAATATCTAGCCGATCTTGCCGAGTTTCGTCAGGCGGAATTATTGCTACTTTACACAGAACTCAGAGCGCCATTTAGTGGTGTCGTTAGTGATGTATTGTTGCAATCTTTTGAAAATGCCCAACCCGGGATTGTTGTTGTGACTATGCACAAGCTTGAACGGATTGATGTTGAAGTACAAGTGCCTGATATTTTACTAGCAGTATCGAAACGTAAAGAAGTTATCACGTCACCAAAAGAGTTTGATGTGAGCTTTGATGCGTTTCCTGGAGTGATATTTAAGGGCACAATGTTAGAAATGAATACTGAAAAAGATCCTGAAACGTATACCTATATTGCCACATTAGCGGTGCCATTAGACCCTCAATATAAAGTGCTTGAAGGTATGCCTGCAAAGGTGAAAGTTAATTTAAGTGACATCACATACACATACAGTCGTCAATATCTCATCCCTATAGAGGCAGTAATGATGCGTGATGGCAGTCATATAGCCAATCAAAATTCTGGCGTATGGTTGTATCAGTCAGACTCGAAAACTGTTAAATACCAGCATGTTATTCTTGGCGTTATCGTGGGGGATACCATTGAGGTTGTATCTGGTTTACAAGATGGCCAAGTGATCATAACCCGTGGCGCAACCCGTTTGGTTGATGGCCAAGCGGTTGAGCTGATAAAGGGATAAGGACAAACAATGAACATAGCTGGATATTTTGTCAAAAATGCCGTGATTAGTTGGATGTTTATACTGATTTTACTTATCGGTGGGTTAATAGCCTTTACAGGGTTAGGTCAGTTAGAAGATCCTCCATTTACCATTAAAGATGCCGTTGTGGTGACGCTTTATCCTGGGGCGATATCTACCGAAGTCGAAGAGGAAGTGACCTATCCAATAGAAAAAGCCATTCAAGCTTTACCTTATGTTGATAAAATTCGTTCTTTAAGTACCTCTGGTATGTCACAAATTACGGTGACGATGAAGAATAATTATGGTCCAGATGAGCTGCCTCAAATATGGGATGAACTTAGACGTAAAGTGAATGATATGTCCAATCAACTCCCACCAGGAGTTCATTCACCTATGGTGAATGATGATTTTGGTGATGTTTATGGCATCATGTATATGGTTACTGGAGCAGATTATAGTTACCGTGATTTATTAGATTATGTTGATTTTGTTAAACGTGAACTTGAGTTGGTCCCTGGAGTGGGCAAGGTTTCATTAGCTGGCACTCAGCAAGAACAAGTGTTCATCGAAGTGTCGCTAAATAAATTATCGAGTTCAAATATCGATCCTACCACGATAACCGATCTGCTTAATTCACAAAACATGGTTTCAGATGCGGGTAATTTACGTATTGCAGGGGATAATTTACATATTCGTACCAGTGGTGGCTTTAATAGTGTACTTGAATTGGGTGACTTACTTATTCCTGGTACCGCTGGTGCTAAACTCATATACCTCAGAGATGTAGCCACGATTAAACGAGGCTTTCAGGATATTCCAAGTAATGTGCTGAGCTTTAATCAACAAGATGCAATTAATATTGGTATTTCATTTTCTTCTGGTGTCAATGTGGTTTCGATTGGTCAAGCAATTGCTAACAAATTAACTCAAATTGACCGTGCACGCCCTGCGGGCATGAAAATTGAAACCATGTACAATCAACCTCAAGAGGTGGATAAATCCGTCAGTAGTTTCGTCTGGAATTTGATTGCTGCGGTGGCTATTGTCATTGGTGTCTTATTGGTTTTTATGGGATTTAAAAGTGGTGTGTTAATCGGCTTAATCCTGTTTTTGACCTGTCTTGGTACTTTTATTTTAATGCAACAGGCTGAAATTGAACTGCAACGTATTTCATTAGGTGCATTAATCATTGCGCTTGGTATGTTGGTCGATAATGCCATTGTGATCGTAGAAGGGATCTTAATTGGTCGCCAGCGTGGTCAATCCACGCTAGAAGCCTCTCAGGCGATTGTTAAACAAACTATGTGGCCTTTATTGGGGGCCACAATCATTGCTATTATTGCTTTTGCTCCTATTGGCTTATCGCCAGATGCCACCGGTGAGTTTGCCGGTTCATTGTTTTGGGTGCTACTGTTTTCATTATTTTTGTCTTGGATCACAGCTATCACCATCACGCCATTTTTTGCCCAACTATTCTTTGGTGAAAAAGCGCAATCCACAGGAGACACAGCACTAAAAGATCCTTACTGTGGTGCTTTTTTTACTTTTTATAAAGTGCTGCTGAATGTGTGTATGCGTTATCGTTGGGTGAGTGTTATTTGCGTAGCCGTAGCATTTGTTGCTTCGGTTGCGGGCTTTGCCTACGTCAAACAATCTTTCTTTCCTCCATCAACCACTCCGATATTCCTGGTTGATGTCTGGTTACCTGAAGGGACCGACATTCGGGAAACTCAGCACATCACTCAAAAAATGGAAGCTATGTCGACTCAGGTTGAAAATATTGAATTTGTCACTTCAACAGTGGGCAAAGGTTTTCCACGTTTCTTATTGACTTATAGCCCCGAGAAAAACTATTCATCTTACTCTCAATTAGCATTACGGGTGAGTAGTTTTGATGCTTTACAATCGACCATGATTAGCTATCGAACCTTAGTTGAAGCTGAATTCCCTCAAGTACAATTTAAATTCAAACGCCTTGAAATTGGCCCGTCTACGGATGCTAAAATAGAAGCGCGGATCAGTGGCTCAGATCCTGATGTATTGCGAACTATAGCTGCGCAAATCATGACCGAATTTAATCACACTGCGGGTACAGTTAATGTTCGTCATGATTGGCGTGAGCGAGTAAAAAACATCTCTCCTCGTTTTAATGAATCTCAGGCACGCCGTTTAGGGATCGTTAAAAGCAAAGTAGATGAAGCCCTTAATTTTGCCTTTGCTGGACTGCAAGTTGGACTATACCGTGAAGGAACCACGCTGCTACCAATCTTAAGTCGATTACCTGAAGGTGAACGGGTCGATATTGGTTCTTTGGAAAGCCTGCGTATATGGAGTCCGGTATTAGGGGCTTATGTGCCTATGCAGCAAGTCGTTGATGGATTCGATGTTAAATTTGAAGACCCTATTATTCAACGCCGTGATCGTAAACGTACTATTACCGTCTTTGCTGATGCTGATTTCGCCTATGAGGTCTTACCTGCTGAGTTGTTTACCAAGGTTCGCTCTAAGGTCGAAGCCATCAAGTTACCTTTGGGCTATGAACTGGTTTGGGGGGGCGAATTTGAATCCTCTAACGATGCACAAGCGTCGCTCTTTGCCACTTTACCACTAGGCTTCTTATGCATGTTTTTGATCACTGTATTTCTCTTTAATTCTGTGCGTAAACCTTTAGTGATTTGGTTAACCGTGCCATTGGCTATTATTGGGATCACCGCAGGGCTCTTAATATTAGGCAAGCCATTTAGTTTTATGGCTTTGTTAGGAATGCTGAGTTTATCAGGCATGTTGCTTAAAAATGGTATTGTGTTACTCGATCAAATTAATACTGAAATTGAAAGTGGCACTGAAATATTCGAAGCGGTATTTAATTCAACGGTAAGCCGCGTTCGCCCTGTGTGTATGGCTGCGGTCACGACGATTCTAGGCGTGTTGCCCTTGATAACCGACGCTTTCTTTGAATCGTTAGCGGCGGTGGTGATGTTTGGCTTAGGCGTTGCGACTATTCTGACTTTGCTTATTGTGCCAGTATTTTACATTATCTTTTTCAACGTTAAATATCGCGATTATAAAAAGTTTGCTCA is a window of Shewanella sp. VB17 DNA encoding:
- a CDS encoding efflux RND transporter periplasmic adaptor subunit, with product MKNIILLSSLLMLALLIGCGEPIPINDNIKRVNSFILPKSDNQVIREFNAVARAQDLTRLSFRIDGHIASIPVSKGQRVKKGELLAVLDKQDYQIVLNDRKARMQLSKKQVQRTQPLVDKELISQSEFDKINAQYLADLAEFRQAELLLLYTELRAPFSGVVSDVLLQSFENAQPGIVVVTMHKLERIDVEVQVPDILLAVSKRKEVITSPKEFDVSFDAFPGVIFKGTMLEMNTEKDPETYTYIATLAVPLDPQYKVLEGMPAKVKVNLSDITYTYSRQYLIPIEAVMMRDGSHIANQNSGVWLYQSDSKTVKYQHVILGVIVGDTIEVVSGLQDGQVIITRGATRLVDGQAVELIKG
- a CDS encoding efflux RND transporter permease subunit; the protein is MNIAGYFVKNAVISWMFILILLIGGLIAFTGLGQLEDPPFTIKDAVVVTLYPGAISTEVEEEVTYPIEKAIQALPYVDKIRSLSTSGMSQITVTMKNNYGPDELPQIWDELRRKVNDMSNQLPPGVHSPMVNDDFGDVYGIMYMVTGADYSYRDLLDYVDFVKRELELVPGVGKVSLAGTQQEQVFIEVSLNKLSSSNIDPTTITDLLNSQNMVSDAGNLRIAGDNLHIRTSGGFNSVLELGDLLIPGTAGAKLIYLRDVATIKRGFQDIPSNVLSFNQQDAINIGISFSSGVNVVSIGQAIANKLTQIDRARPAGMKIETMYNQPQEVDKSVSSFVWNLIAAVAIVIGVLLVFMGFKSGVLIGLILFLTCLGTFILMQQAEIELQRISLGALIIALGMLVDNAIVIVEGILIGRQRGQSTLEASQAIVKQTMWPLLGATIIAIIAFAPIGLSPDATGEFAGSLFWVLLFSLFLSWITAITITPFFAQLFFGEKAQSTGDTALKDPYCGAFFTFYKVLLNVCMRYRWVSVICVAVAFVASVAGFAYVKQSFFPPSTTPIFLVDVWLPEGTDIRETQHITQKMEAMSTQVENIEFVTSTVGKGFPRFLLTYSPEKNYSSYSQLALRVSSFDALQSTMISYRTLVEAEFPQVQFKFKRLEIGPSTDAKIEARISGSDPDVLRTIAAQIMTEFNHTAGTVNVRHDWRERVKNISPRFNESQARRLGIVKSKVDEALNFAFAGLQVGLYREGTTLLPILSRLPEGERVDIGSLESLRIWSPVLGAYVPMQQVVDGFDVKFEDPIIQRRDRKRTITVFADADFAYEVLPAELFTKVRSKVEAIKLPLGYELVWGGEFESSNDAQASLFATLPLGFLCMFLITVFLFNSVRKPLVIWLTVPLAIIGITAGLLILGKPFSFMALLGMLSLSGMLLKNGIVLLDQINTEIESGTEIFEAVFNSTVSRVRPVCMAAVTTILGVLPLITDAFFESLAAVVMFGLGVATILTLLIVPVFYIIFFNVKYRDYKKFAH